The following are from one region of the Noviherbaspirillum sedimenti genome:
- a CDS encoding glucan biosynthesis protein G, which produces MLQTLRKLPGYICFVLLGVWLLLLPWSIARAFGFNDVASQAKRLAVSSYKTPENNLPTALTKLGYDQYRDIRFRHDQFLWRRERLPFELAFFHQGPLYDSPVGIHEIVGKRVRPIRFSPELFDYGKNRIDPREMDGLGFAGFRVHYPLNTSQYKDEALVFLGASYFRALGKGQLYGLSTRALAIDTAVASGEEFPRFVQFWIERPQAHAQELTIYGLLDSPRASGAYRFVLKPGEDTAIEVKARLYLREPLAKPGFAPLTSMYLFGENQHAASDDYRPEVHDSDGLAIHAASGEWLWRPLVNPKRLLVTSFGLTDPRGFGLMQRDRQFVSYQDLEARYEARPSAWIEPKGKWGAGRVELVQIPTPDETNDNIVAFWVPQAMPAVGAPFDLEYRVVWQGQQQARSPLAWVTQTRRGHGYLAKPDDSIALLIDFEGPAFQQLAADARVEASFSADANARILAQQVYRNAVTGGWRVALRLHRADDKKAVELRGYLRNAQQTLSETWSYILPAE; this is translated from the coding sequence ATGCTGCAAACTCTCCGGAAACTCCCCGGTTACATCTGCTTCGTCCTGCTTGGCGTTTGGCTACTGCTATTGCCATGGTCAATAGCACGGGCATTCGGTTTCAATGATGTGGCCAGCCAGGCCAAGCGTCTGGCTGTGTCGTCTTACAAGACACCGGAAAATAATTTACCCACGGCGCTGACCAAGCTTGGCTACGATCAATATCGCGATATCCGTTTTCGCCACGATCAGTTTTTGTGGCGGCGTGAACGCTTGCCCTTCGAGCTGGCTTTTTTTCATCAGGGACCGCTGTACGACAGTCCGGTCGGCATCCATGAAATCGTCGGCAAGCGGGTGCGTCCGATTCGGTTTTCCCCGGAGCTGTTCGATTACGGCAAGAATCGCATCGATCCGCGCGAAATGGACGGCCTGGGCTTTGCCGGCTTCCGGGTGCATTACCCGCTGAATACCTCGCAGTACAAGGACGAGGCACTGGTGTTTCTGGGCGCGAGCTATTTCCGCGCGCTCGGCAAGGGCCAGCTGTATGGTCTTTCGACGCGGGCGCTGGCCATCGATACCGCCGTCGCTTCGGGAGAGGAATTTCCGCGTTTTGTACAATTCTGGATCGAGCGGCCGCAAGCACATGCACAGGAACTGACGATCTATGGCTTGCTCGATTCCCCGCGCGCCAGCGGGGCCTACCGTTTCGTCCTCAAGCCTGGGGAAGACACCGCAATCGAGGTCAAGGCGCGCCTGTACCTGCGCGAGCCGCTCGCCAAGCCGGGCTTCGCCCCCCTGACCAGCATGTATCTGTTCGGCGAGAACCAGCATGCCGCCAGCGATGATTACCGGCCGGAGGTGCATGATTCGGATGGCCTGGCGATCCATGCCGCCAGCGGCGAATGGCTCTGGCGACCGCTGGTCAACCCGAAGCGCTTGCTGGTGACATCGTTTGGATTGACCGATCCGCGCGGCTTCGGACTGATGCAGCGCGATCGGCAATTTGTCAGTTACCAGGATCTGGAGGCACGCTATGAAGCGCGGCCCAGCGCCTGGATCGAACCGAAGGGCAAATGGGGCGCCGGCCGGGTGGAATTGGTGCAAATTCCAACGCCTGACGAAACCAACGACAACATCGTCGCCTTCTGGGTGCCGCAGGCCATGCCAGCTGTCGGCGCGCCTTTTGACCTGGAGTACCGCGTCGTCTGGCAAGGCCAGCAACAGGCGCGCTCGCCGCTGGCCTGGGTGACGCAAACCCGGCGCGGGCATGGCTACCTGGCAAAGCCCGATGACAGCATTGCCCTGCTCATCGATTTCGAAGGGCCGGCATTTCAGCAACTGGCGGCCGATGCCCGCGTCGAAGCCAGCTTCAGCGCCGACGCCAATGCCAGGATCCTGGCGCAGCAAGTTTACCGCAATGCGGTCACCGGCGGCTGGCGTGTCGCTTTGCGGCTGCATCGCGCGGACGACAAGAAAGCGGTGGAATTACGCGGCTATTTGCGCAACGCTCAACAAACCCTGTCCGAGACATGGAGCTATATCCTGCCCGCCGAGTAA
- a CDS encoding phosphatase PAP2 family protein, with amino-acid sequence MTLSSLLARIGFAEKSALLTMAVAATAFYVFSELADEVSEGETRAFDEAVLLAFRNPQNLSDPLGPRWLEEMMRDFTALGSFGVLTVLTLVVIGFLVLVRKRHAALMVAGAVIGGVLASHLLKWVFDRSRPDLVPHGAFVTSQSFPSGHAMLSAVVFLTLGALLARSQENVRLKIYFLSIAACLTVVVGISRIYLGVHWPTDVIAGWVVGIGWALLCWLTMLWLQGRGKVEPESNNNG; translated from the coding sequence ATGACCTTGTCGTCTTTGCTGGCGCGGATCGGATTCGCTGAAAAATCGGCATTGTTGACGATGGCCGTGGCAGCCACTGCCTTTTATGTCTTTAGCGAACTGGCTGATGAAGTGAGCGAGGGAGAAACACGGGCATTCGATGAAGCAGTCTTGCTGGCTTTCCGCAATCCGCAGAATTTGTCGGATCCGCTCGGCCCGCGCTGGCTGGAAGAAATGATGCGCGACTTTACCGCGTTGGGTAGCTTCGGTGTCCTCACGGTACTGACGCTGGTCGTCATCGGATTTCTGGTGCTGGTGCGAAAGCGACATGCTGCGCTGATGGTTGCCGGTGCGGTGATCGGCGGCGTACTGGCAAGCCACTTGCTGAAATGGGTTTTCGATCGGTCACGCCCGGATCTCGTGCCGCATGGCGCGTTCGTCACTTCCCAGAGCTTTCCGAGCGGGCATGCAATGCTGTCTGCCGTCGTTTTCCTTACCCTGGGCGCATTGCTTGCACGCTCACAGGAAAATGTGCGCCTGAAGATTTATTTTTTGAGCATTGCAGCTTGCCTGACCGTAGTGGTTGGCATCAGCCGCATTTATCTCGGGGTGCATTGGCCCACGGATGTCATTGCCGGTTGGGTGGTTGGCATTGGCTGGGCCCTGTTGTGCTGGCTCACCATGTTATGGCTGCAGGGGCGCGGCAAGGTCGAACCGGAAAGCAACAACAACGGATGA
- a CDS encoding MgtC/SapB family protein, translated as MDGWWLDVWGVIRQEFSDLPSVAEFTRTCVRLSMALLLGGILGYERESAGASAGFRTHMLVALGSALFVLVPLQAGTPLEDMTRVLQGVIAGIGFLGAGAIIKLGMGLEIRGLTTAASIWLTSAVGIAAGMGREATAIVSTLFGLAILSLARLLKKPDHSGSDKVSE; from the coding sequence ATGGATGGATGGTGGCTGGACGTATGGGGCGTCATCCGGCAGGAATTTTCCGATCTGCCGAGCGTCGCCGAATTTACGCGAACCTGCGTGCGGCTTTCCATGGCCTTGCTGCTGGGAGGAATCCTGGGCTATGAAAGGGAATCGGCGGGAGCGTCCGCAGGCTTTCGCACCCATATGCTGGTTGCGCTCGGTTCGGCCCTTTTCGTGCTGGTGCCGCTGCAGGCAGGCACGCCGCTGGAAGACATGACCCGGGTGTTGCAGGGCGTGATCGCCGGCATCGGCTTTCTCGGCGCCGGCGCCATCATCAAGCTGGGAATGGGGCTCGAAATCCGCGGGCTGACCACCGCGGCCAGCATCTGGCTCACATCCGCCGTCGGCATTGCCGCCGGCATGGGGCGGGAAGCGACCGCAATTGTCAGCACGCTGTTTGGCCTGGCGATTCTTTCGCTGGCACGCCTGCTCAAAAAGCCGGATCATTCCGGATCAGACAAGGTATCCGAGTAA
- a CDS encoding LLM class flavin-dependent oxidoreductase encodes MSAPSVIAPLSVLDLSPIPEGSDAAQSLRNTLDLARHCERLGFHRYWLAEHHSMPGIASAATAVVIGHVAAGTSTIRVGAGGIMLPNHSPLVIAEQFGTLESLFPGRIDLGLGRAPGSDQATARALRRNLDSDADQFPQDVLELMHYFEPPRPGQTVRAVPGTGLQVPVWILGSSLFGAQLAAELGLPYAFASHFAPAQMMDAIALYRARFRPSRHLQKPYVMLGLSVFAADTDEEAHFLASSMQQAFVNLRSGNPTPLLPPVEGYVDSLMPHQLAILEHTMSCSVIGAPDTVRRGIDAFVARTGADELMITAQIFSHTARRHSYALTAAATGMRGGTA; translated from the coding sequence ATGTCTGCCCCATCCGTTATTGCGCCTCTTTCCGTACTCGACCTCTCCCCTATCCCAGAAGGCAGCGATGCCGCGCAATCCTTGCGCAATACGCTCGACCTCGCGCGCCATTGCGAGCGCCTGGGCTTTCACCGCTACTGGCTGGCAGAACACCACAGCATGCCTGGCATCGCCAGTGCCGCCACCGCGGTCGTGATCGGCCATGTCGCTGCCGGCACCTCGACCATCCGCGTCGGCGCCGGCGGCATCATGCTGCCCAATCATTCGCCGCTGGTGATCGCCGAGCAGTTCGGCACGCTGGAGTCGCTGTTCCCGGGCCGCATCGACCTCGGCCTCGGTCGTGCACCAGGCTCGGACCAGGCCACCGCGCGCGCGTTGCGCCGCAACCTCGATTCCGACGCGGATCAATTTCCGCAGGACGTGCTGGAGCTGATGCATTACTTCGAACCGCCACGGCCAGGCCAGACAGTGCGGGCGGTGCCCGGCACCGGCCTGCAGGTGCCGGTCTGGATTCTCGGCTCCAGCCTGTTCGGCGCCCAGCTTGCCGCCGAACTCGGCTTGCCGTATGCCTTTGCCTCGCACTTCGCGCCGGCGCAGATGATGGATGCCATCGCCCTGTACCGGGCACGCTTTCGGCCATCGCGCCATTTGCAAAAACCCTACGTGATGCTGGGCTTGAGCGTGTTCGCCGCCGACACCGACGAAGAAGCGCATTTCCTTGCCAGCTCGATGCAGCAGGCCTTCGTCAACCTGCGCAGCGGCAATCCGACGCCGCTGCTGCCACCGGTAGAAGGCTACGTCGACAGCCTGATGCCGCACCAGCTCGCGATCCTTGAGCACACGATGTCGTGCAGCGTCATCGGCGCCCCGGACACGGTGCGGCGCGGCATCGACGCCTTCGTCGCGCGCACCGGCGCCGATGAATTGATGATCACCGCACAAATCTTCAGCCACACGGCGCGCCGGCATTCCTATGCACTGACGGCGGCGGCGACCGGCATGCGTGGCGGGACGGCCTGA
- a CDS encoding multidrug effflux MFS transporter: MQTTPTPAPTHIRPPSPTLLAILLAGLAMLGPFSIDTYLPAFPDIQAGLHASAIEVQQTLTAYMLSFALMILWHGALSDAFGRRNITLGSLAVFAVASLGCAAAHSVEYLWAFRILQGVSAGAGVVIGRAVIRDMYADARAARLLSLVTMIFSIAPAIAPILGGWIVKLLDWRSIFLFLFAFTVLLLWFCYKRLPETLPPEQRQPFNPAFLAQSYKKVLRSPRFHLKTGVVAFNFAGLFLYVAAAPIFITRHLGLGPGQFGWQFIPAVGGIFLGALAANRLAGKMPVPRQVIIGFCFLIGAGLFNVLYHAFFPPALPWSVVPLFFYCFGMSVVAPGVTFMVLDLFPEIRGTVASCQSFVQTMLGALVAGVIAPLLWGSVLWLAAGQLIFATVGLALWLAVGPYRRRAQMVLE; this comes from the coding sequence ATGCAGACCACGCCCACGCCCGCGCCAACACATATCCGCCCCCCTTCCCCTACCCTGCTGGCAATCCTGCTGGCAGGCCTGGCGATGCTTGGACCATTTTCGATTGACACCTACCTGCCCGCCTTCCCCGACATCCAGGCCGGGCTGCATGCCAGCGCAATCGAAGTGCAGCAGACGCTGACCGCCTACATGTTGTCATTCGCGCTGATGATCCTGTGGCATGGCGCGCTGTCGGATGCCTTTGGCCGGCGCAACATCACGCTCGGTTCGCTGGCGGTGTTTGCCGTCGCCTCGCTGGGCTGCGCCGCGGCGCACAGCGTCGAATACCTGTGGGCCTTCCGCATCCTGCAAGGCGTGTCGGCCGGCGCCGGCGTCGTCATCGGCCGCGCGGTCATCCGCGACATGTACGCCGATGCGCGCGCCGCGCGCCTGCTGTCGCTGGTGACCATGATCTTTTCGATCGCGCCGGCGATTGCGCCGATACTGGGCGGCTGGATCGTCAAGCTGCTGGACTGGCGCTCGATCTTCCTGTTCCTGTTCGCCTTTACGGTACTGCTGCTGTGGTTTTGCTACAAGCGCCTGCCGGAAACCCTGCCGCCCGAACAGCGGCAACCGTTCAACCCCGCCTTCCTGGCGCAAAGCTACAAGAAAGTGCTGCGCTCGCCGCGGTTCCATCTGAAGACCGGCGTGGTCGCCTTCAATTTCGCCGGGCTGTTCCTGTACGTTGCCGCAGCGCCGATCTTCATCACCCGGCACCTTGGGCTGGGTCCCGGCCAGTTCGGCTGGCAATTCATCCCGGCCGTGGGCGGGATTTTCCTGGGGGCGCTGGCGGCCAACCGCCTGGCCGGGAAAATGCCGGTACCAAGGCAAGTCATCATCGGTTTCTGCTTTTTGATCGGCGCCGGACTGTTCAATGTCCTTTACCATGCTTTTTTCCCACCGGCCCTGCCATGGTCGGTCGTGCCGCTGTTTTTCTATTGCTTCGGCATGTCGGTGGTGGCGCCCGGGGTGACTTTCATGGTGCTCGACCTGTTCCCCGAAATTCGCGGCACGGTCGCATCCTGCCAGTCCTTCGTGCAAACCATGCTGGGCGCCCTCGTCGCCGGCGTGATCGCGCCGTTGTTATGGGGCTCGGTGCTATGGCTGGCGGCCGGTCAGCTGATTTTCGCCACCGTGGGACTGGCCCTGTGGCTGGCAGTCGGCCCGTATCGCCGCCGCGCTCAGATGGTTTTGGAGTAG
- the hemN gene encoding oxygen-independent coproporphyrinogen III oxidase: MTVPAELPVTGPLVQFDADLIRRHSRQGPRYTSYPTADRFTPGFGTADYLQAVSRVRAAGAAKPLSLYVHIPFCESLCYYCGCNKIITREHDKADVYLDYLRREISMQARLFEGINQVEQLHFGGGTPTYLSNAQMDGLLAHLRRAFDFAPDEVGEYAIEIDPRTVDPARVHVLRAQGFNRISLGVQDFDAEVQKAVNRIQPQQQTVAVIEAARAAGFRSISIDLIYGLPRQNMRTMRATLAKVIDADPDRISIYNYAHMPQLFKSQKLILEEDLPSPETKLDMLALCIERLTGAGYVYIGMDHFAKPGDDLAVAQHEKRLQRNFQGYSTHAEAELVSCGVSGISAVGGTYSQNEKKLEAYYLRIDAGELPVTRGLALQADDFLRRRVIQLLACDFALSMPALEKEFAIDFGAYFGSELQQLQALQEDGLLRLAEGEIMVTPKGRLLIRNICMVFDRYLGMPHAIKLERLRYSKTI, from the coding sequence ATGACAGTCCCAGCAGAGTTACCCGTCACCGGTCCGCTTGTCCAGTTCGACGCCGATCTGATCCGCCGTCACAGCAGGCAGGGGCCGCGGTATACCTCGTATCCGACGGCAGACCGCTTCACGCCGGGATTCGGCACGGCAGACTACCTGCAGGCGGTGTCCCGCGTGCGCGCGGCGGGTGCGGCAAAACCCCTGTCGCTCTACGTGCACATCCCGTTTTGCGAATCGCTCTGCTACTACTGCGGCTGCAACAAGATCATCACGCGCGAGCATGACAAGGCGGATGTCTACCTCGACTATCTGCGGCGGGAAATCTCGATGCAAGCCCGCCTTTTCGAAGGCATCAACCAGGTCGAACAATTGCATTTCGGCGGCGGCACGCCGACTTACCTGTCGAACGCGCAGATGGATGGCTTGCTGGCGCACTTGCGCCGCGCGTTCGACTTCGCCCCTGACGAGGTCGGGGAATATGCGATCGAAATCGATCCGCGCACGGTCGATCCGGCGCGCGTGCATGTGCTGCGCGCGCAAGGGTTCAACCGCATCAGCCTGGGCGTGCAGGATTTCGATGCGGAAGTGCAAAAGGCGGTCAATCGCATCCAGCCGCAGCAACAGACCGTCGCGGTGATCGAGGCTGCGCGCGCGGCAGGTTTCCGTTCGATCAGCATCGACCTGATCTACGGCCTGCCCAGGCAGAACATGCGGACGATGCGCGCGACGCTGGCGAAGGTGATCGACGCCGATCCGGATCGCATCTCGATCTACAACTATGCGCACATGCCGCAGTTGTTCAAGTCGCAAAAACTGATCCTGGAAGAGGACTTGCCGAGCCCCGAAACCAAGCTCGACATGCTGGCCTTGTGCATCGAACGGCTGACCGGCGCCGGTTATGTGTATATCGGCATGGACCACTTCGCCAAGCCCGGCGACGACCTGGCGGTTGCGCAGCACGAAAAACGCCTGCAGCGCAATTTCCAGGGTTACTCGACGCATGCCGAAGCTGAACTGGTGTCATGCGGCGTGTCCGGCATCAGCGCGGTCGGCGGCACCTACAGCCAGAACGAGAAAAAGCTGGAAGCTTATTACCTGCGCATCGATGCCGGCGAATTGCCGGTGACGCGCGGGCTGGCGCTGCAAGCCGACGATTTTTTGCGCCGTCGGGTGATCCAGTTGCTGGCATGCGATTTTGCGCTGTCGATGCCGGCGCTCGAAAAGGAATTTGCCATCGACTTCGGCGCTTACTTTGGCAGCGAATTGCAACAGCTGCAGGCGCTGCAGGAAGACGGCCTGCTACGCCTGGCCGAGGGCGAAATTATGGTGACGCCCAAGGGGCGCCTCCTGATCCGCAATATCTGCATGGTATTCGACCGCTATCTGGGCATGCCGCACGCAATCAAACTGGAACGCCTGCGCTACTCCAAAACCATCTGA
- a CDS encoding ProQ/FINO family protein has protein sequence MDTTAPSPFQVARALLKELQANFAVLRDCQPLAIGIDKQLIGRQPDLNRKALRIALGMHTNSLRYLKAMKKATARFDLDGNAAGEVTEEQRAHAAKMLDERLKKDAEQRKAQRQTQEAQKKAEEEEQRRSEKLNQLAAKFSRTR, from the coding sequence ATGGACACCACCGCGCCCAGCCCTTTTCAAGTCGCCCGTGCGCTGCTGAAGGAATTGCAGGCAAATTTTGCCGTTTTGCGCGATTGCCAGCCGCTGGCAATCGGCATCGACAAGCAGCTGATTGGCCGTCAGCCCGATCTGAACCGCAAGGCGCTGCGCATCGCACTTGGCATGCATACCAATTCATTGCGCTACCTGAAGGCGATGAAAAAGGCCACGGCCAGGTTCGACCTCGACGGCAACGCCGCCGGTGAAGTCACCGAAGAGCAGCGCGCGCATGCGGCGAAGATGCTTGACGAGCGGCTGAAGAAGGATGCCGAACAGCGCAAGGCGCAACGCCAGACGCAGGAAGCACAGAAAAAGGCCGAGGAAGAGGAACAGCGGCGCTCTGAAAAACTCAATCAGCTGGCAGCGAAGTTTTCCCGCACACGCTGA